DNA from Paratractidigestivibacter faecalis:
GCCGCGGTGGTTCTCCTGCTCGTTGAAGGCAAAGTGCTTCATGATCGTGTAGACGCCCTTCTCGGCTGCGCCCTTGACCTCTTGGGAGGCCATTGCGCCAGAGAGGAAGCTGTCCTCGGAGAAGTACTCGCCGTTGCGGCCGGAGTACGGCGTGCGGTGGATGTTCATGGCCGGCGCGTACCAGCCGGTGCCGCCGCCGAGCAGGGACTCGTTGCCGATCATGTTGCCCAGGCGGTAGGCGATCTCCTGGTTCCAGGTCTGGGCCACGGTCATGGGGTTGCAGAAGGTCATGCCCGTGCCGCCCCAGCTCCAGCCGGAGGTGGAGTCAGCGTCGGTGCCGGCGGGCTTGTTGACGGAGTCAAGGGCCTTGGTGCCGTAGCCGGCGTGGCTAATCACGGTGTCGTAGTCCCCGGGGGTGAGCTCGTCCAGGAGCTGGTCCCACTTGGGGTCGTCATACTCAAGGCCGCGCAGGTCAATGAGGTCAAGGCCGTTCTTGGCCCCAAAGGTGAGCTCGCCCTCCCACGCCTTGACGTCGGGGTTTCCGGAGTCGGTGGAGTCGAGCTTGGACAGAAGGTCCGCGGAGGCCACCTTGCCGTAGGTGTAGCTCACACCGTCCTCGCCGTTGATCTCGTTGCCCCAGGTAGAGACCTGGGAGGTGACGTCGCCGTCGTGCGTGGGGAAGGTGTTCTCCCAGTCCGCACGGGTGAGGTAGGTCACGTCGCCGCGGGCGTCGGAGAGGCGGTTTGCCACGGCCTCGCCGGTCAGGGTGTCGGTGGAGTAGGTGGTCACGTCAACGTCGGCGTTGGCGGGAACGTAGGTGTCTACCAGGGACGCGTTGCCACGGGCATCGGTCTTGGCACCGGCAGCCTTGGCGGCCAGCACGTTGTTGGCGGCGGCGTGGGCGTCGGTGGCGGCGGTCACGTAGTAGGTGCCGGCGTCAAGCACCCAGGTGCCGGCGCCCTCGGAGTCGTAGGCGGCAAGCTGGGACTCGTCGAAGGTCACGGTGAGCTCCTGGCTCTCGCCGGGCTCCAGCAGCTTGGTCTTGGCGTAGCCCACCAGCTCCACCGCGGGCCTCTCGACGCCGTTGGCGCGGTCGTAGTCCGTGTAGGGGCTCTGCGCGTAGAGCTCGACCACGTCCTTGCCGGCCACGTCACCGGTGTTGGTGACGGTCACCTTGGCCGTGCAGGTCTTGCCAGACCAGCTCGTGGAGAAGTTCGTCCAGTCAAAGGTGGTATAGCTGAGGCCAAAGCCAAACGGATAGCAGACCTCGTCGGCATAGGTGAAGTCGCCGGCGTTGCCCTGGCCCAGGACCGCGTCCTCGTAGCGGGTCTCGTAGTAGCGGTACCCAACGTAGATGCCCTCTTCGTAGCTCACGTAGTTGTACTTGGTGAGGTTGCCGGACTCGTCAAGGTACTGGTAGTCGCCAAAGTTCTGGGCGGCCGGGCTCTTGCTGGCGTCGGCCACGTAGGTGTCCACGGTGCGGCCGGAGGGGTTGATGTCGCCAGAGAGGATGCGGCCCAGGGACTCCACGCCATAGGTGCCCGTGGTGGGCACGACGAGCACGGACTTGATGTTGGGGAAGTCCGCCAGCCAGTCCAGCTCAACGGCCGCATTGGAGTTGACCACCAGCACGGTGTTTGTGAAGTTGTCGTTCAAGTACTGCAGAATCTCCAGCTCGGTGGAGTCCGGCTCAAGGTAGCTCTTGGCGCGGTCCTCGGCGCTCGAGGCGTGGTTGTACATGGAGCGCGGCATGTCCCTGCCCTCGCCGGCAACGCGCTTGAGCACGTAGACGGGGGTGGTGCCCTCCATGGAGTCAAGCACTCCGCCGTCGCGCATGACGGACAGCGGGCACTCGTTGATGGAGAAGTCCTCGTCGTCGCCGTAGCTCACCGAGCCGGGGCCCATGACGTAGTCCTTGCCCTTGCCGGTGGCGTAGAAGTCCGTGAGGGTCTTGTTGACGTTGAAGCCCGCCTGCTCCATGGCCGGCGTGAGGGCGTCGGTGCTGCCGCCCTCGAGGCCCAGGGTGGTCTCGAGCATGCTCTTGGCCTTGACGCCCAGGTCTCGGGAGTTGCCGCTCACAAAGGAGAGCGTGGTGCCCTTCTCAAGCGGCAGGGACTCGTCGTTCTTGAGAAGCACGTACCCCTCGCCGGAGATGTCCTGGTCCAGGGTCTTCTCGGCCTCGGCGATGGAGCCGCGGTCGTAGTCGGCCTTGTTGTAGGTGAGGTCAAGGCCGGAGGTGTCAACGCCGGAGTTGTCCCAGCTCTGCTCGACGCCAAAGTAGGAGTTGATGATCTGGTTGAACTTGGGCAGGACGGTGTTTGCCGCCACGATGACGGCCACGAGCGCCGCCGCCAGCACCGCTGAGACGACGATGCCCACGACGCGCTTGACGCTGCGCTTGCCCTTCTTTGTGTTGGTGCTGGATGTCATGCAGGTTACTCCGTTTCCGGATGGTTCTTTGGAAAGGGGCGCGGGCCGGCCGGCGAGAAGGGCGGCCGGCCGGCGGGGAAGATACTTAGGACTAGGCAGACTCTGGGCAGACTTCTTCTCTGCCTGGACTTCGAAGGACGCGCTTCCTCCAGCAACTGAGACGGAGTCATAGCTCGTTCCGAAGATCTTGTTGTAGGACTGGATGAACTCGTCCAAATCAAGCTCGTGAACGAACGTCGACTTGAAAACGCCGCTGCCGAAGCCCTGGTCGGGCTGGTGCCAGTCGTATCCATATGCTTGCTGGACGCAGGACGCAACGGTGCCTTCGAGCGTAAGGGCGACGGCATCGCCGGCCTCGTTGAGGATGCTGAGCGTTGCCGCCCCAGAACGGGAGCCGTTGACCTCCCACGTGCCCTTGCAGAAGAACTTCTTGTACTTGTTCAGAGAAACGGTGCCATCCGCATAGAGCACCATCGGGATACCCTTCGCCTGGGCATAGGAGAGCCAGTAGTCGTCCATGGTCTTTGCGGTGACAACAACCGTCTTCTTCCAGGTTGCCGTAGCGGTAAGGTCCCCATATGTGTCAGCCGTGTACTCGGCGCCCGCCTTCACGGTCGAGCTTCCGATAGACCATCCGGCAAACTCGAGGTTCTCTCCCCCGAAGGGACAGTCGGGCATGGTGACCTTATCACCTCTGGTAAACGCGATTGACGACGGGGCGTCTCCGCTCACGGCATCGTTTCCCGCCTCGAACGTGATAGAGGCAGAGGGCTTCTCGCCAGCCGCAAACTTGCCACCAAGATTCTCGTTGTATGCCGTGATGACCTCGTATGCAGAAATCGAGTTCTTGCACTCCTTGGAGCCCGAGACGACCGTCCAGGTATAGATTCCGTTTTCCTCGGCAATCTCGACAGCCTCCCCGCTCACGTCGGTCAGGGTAAGGCCCCCGTCATCCGTGTAGTCCCAGCTTCCCCTCAGCGGGAAGCGCTTGCCCGTGCTCCTGCCCACCTTGGCGTAGAACTGCCTGTCGGCATAGAACATAATCGCCGCGTTGCCGTCAGTCGCCGCCGTGAACAGCGGCTGGGGCATATCGAGCGAGGTGCCGTGCTCAAGCCCGTTGACCGCAAGAGAGTTGGCGAACACATACAGCGAACGGTGCACCGCTTCAAAGAGCGCATTCTGGATGACGGGATCATTCCTGTAGTCATCCTGGAGAAGGACTGCATTGCAGGCGTCGATCTTCTCGTAGTTACCGGCAAAGAGCCAGAGGTGGTTGCCATTGATCAGACCGTCGACAGCGTCCATAAAGGAACAC
Protein-coding regions in this window:
- a CDS encoding glycoside hydrolase family 3 C-terminal domain-containing protein, producing MKLSMTRRGFVLGSASAAVLAGLAGCSIPGATDAKKESVVPQDFSSIKNEVYKSDYAYTLDGEKQLAEAQNELFRRVVHEGVVLLRNEGQALPLSSQDGKVTAFGNAGPLFMPGFDEAMKDAGFAFDDAAWQFYAAGPQNSTSWQVNENPWADVQGAGFLAEASGVAVVFLGRTCNEGCDAQWYEEHDYLALSQEEKDMLSGVAEMRRAGTFTKMIVVLCMSNNVSWEDGAWSDAVDSLLWMGNISFTNYKLKLPLGSSSFVDILDGKANPSGRMPDSLYKNNRLNPVMANFGRIDADLSLLSDGKAEDVQAESDKWAPGNSMGNHWRHNYVYAESIYVGYRYYETRYEDFILGQGKAGDFDYSSYVAYPFGFGLSYATFGYSDFQVVEDADSFTVNVTVSNTGSVAGAHSVCVYVQSPYTDYDRQNGVEKAAVELKGYEKTSELAPGASEQLSIKVFKRELASYDANNAKTYILDDGDYYFTVAGSSHDAVNNILSAKGKTVADGMTADGTQDCLWVWSNPDFDAQTFSTSVTGSAVTNHFDSVDPNKNPMTKANNSVVWLSRSDWETTLPKAATHIRYTDEMADLARPFTYKAGSGDSGSVARHEFGQTKSNVVLADMTGKDYDDPDWEKLVSKLTYEEMVDFIINTEHAFPQVGKPVTVERDGSAGWGGSSGDCYEVSGGFITQYPSKDVLAATFSTEINEAIGRMNGESMLHSSNVTSKSTSLLGWSCGTHRAPYSGRNMEYFSEDPYLGGRACAEETRGIRQKGGIVFTKHVVGNDQEEYRHGVSSWANEQTMREIYLRQFEKAIDEGGANGLMTGFNRLGMEWAGECHALLVDFLEGELGYKGATITDNFECSFMDAVDGLINGNHLWLFAGNYEKIDACNAVLLQDDYRNDPVIQNALFEAVHRSLYVFANSLAVNGLEHGTSLDMPQPLFTAATDGNAAIMFYADRQFYAKVGRSTGKRFPLRGSWDYTDDGGLTLTDVSGEAVEIAEENGIYTWTVVSGSKECKNSISAYEVITAYNENLGGKFAAGEKPSASITFEAGNDAVSGDAPSSIAFTRGDKVTMPDCPFGGENLEFAGWSIGSSTVKAGAEYTADTYGDLTATATWKKTVVVTAKTMDDYWLSYAQAKGIPMVLYADGTVSLNKYKKFFCKGTWEVNGSRSGAATLSILNEAGDAVALTLEGTVASCVQQAYGYDWHQPDQGFGSGVFKSTFVHELDLDEFIQSYNKIFGTSYDSVSVAGGSASFEVQAEKKSAQSLPSPKYLPRRPAALLAGRPAPLSKEPSGNGVTCMTSSTNTKKGKRSVKRVVGIVVSAVLAAALVAVIVAANTVLPKFNQIINSYFGVEQSWDNSGVDTSGLDLTYNKADYDRGSIAEAEKTLDQDISGEGYVLLKNDESLPLEKGTTLSFVSGNSRDLGVKAKSMLETTLGLEGGSTDALTPAMEQAGFNVNKTLTDFYATGKGKDYVMGPGSVSYGDDEDFSINECPLSVMRDGGVLDSMEGTTPVYVLKRVAGEGRDMPRSMYNHASSAEDRAKSYLEPDSTELEILQYLNDNFTNTVLVVNSNAAVELDWLADFPNIKSVLVVPTTGTYGVESLGRILSGDINPSGRTVDTYVADASKSPAAQNFGDYQYLDESGNLTKYNYVSYEEGIYVGYRYYETRYEDAVLGQGNAGDFTYADEVCYPFGFGLSYTTFDWTNFSTSWSGKTCTAKVTVTNTGDVAGKDVVELYAQSPYTDYDRANGVERPAVELVGYAKTKLLEPGESQELTVTFDESQLAAYDSEGAGTWVLDAGTYYVTAATDAHAAANNVLAAKAAGAKTDARGNASLVDTYVPANADVDVTTYSTDTLTGEAVANRLSDARGDVTYLTRADWENTFPTHDGDVTSQVSTWGNEINGEDGVSYTYGKVASADLLSKLDSTDSGNPDVKAWEGELTFGAKNGLDLIDLRGLEYDDPKWDQLLDELTPGDYDTVISHAGYGTKALDSVNKPAGTDADSTSGWSWGGTGMTFCNPMTVAQTWNQEIAYRLGNMIGNESLLGGGTGWYAPAMNIHRTPYSGRNGEYFSEDSFLSGAMASQEVKGAAEKGVYTIMKHFAFNEQENHRGDRSGQYSMATWMNEQSARELYLKPFEMCMKVGDVDLAYVRQNADGTQENAITKIRACQGVMTSFNRIGATWAGGSYDLITGIVRNEWGFDGWILTDNADTGVFMNGLQMIQAGADAKLTVSDPTALWSFDSGDATQYGYAREAMHHLLYVMANSHVMNGAVHGSVYSTGAAGMQKADMLRWGLTGVGVVGVGVILGVNVALELRRRRRG